One window of Desulfarculus baarsii DSM 2075 genomic DNA carries:
- a CDS encoding CvpA family protein, translated as MNASPNILDLAIVAVVGFFVVKGLMQGLVREVMGLAGVVAGLFLGLAYYGQLAALARQWLKMDAAWLDAAAFGVILLAVFALVVALGAAITSLLARVSLSPLNRLLGGGLGLLKGVLLTYLLLNMLLLIMPFNPPQQLRQSLTAPYVIQAGRALMALAPEDLLHALQEKSGLIGPGGDFAPQGQPTPMPQPTPAKEPTP; from the coding sequence ATGAACGCCTCGCCCAACATACTCGACCTGGCCATCGTGGCGGTGGTCGGCTTTTTCGTGGTCAAGGGCCTGATGCAGGGCCTGGTCCGCGAGGTCATGGGCCTGGCCGGAGTGGTGGCCGGGCTGTTTCTGGGCCTGGCCTATTATGGCCAACTGGCCGCTCTGGCCCGCCAATGGCTGAAGATGGACGCCGCCTGGTTGGACGCGGCGGCTTTCGGCGTGATCTTGCTGGCGGTCTTTGCCCTGGTGGTGGCGTTGGGCGCGGCCATCACCAGCCTGCTGGCCCGGGTCAGCCTTTCGCCGCTCAACCGCCTGCTGGGCGGCGGCCTGGGCCTGCTCAAGGGCGTGCTGCTCACTTATCTATTATTGAACATGCTGCTGCTGATAATGCCCTTCAACCCGCCTCAGCAACTGCGCCAATCGCTGACCGCGCCTTACGTGATCCAGGCCGGCCGGGCGCTGATGGCCCTGGCCCCCGAGGATCTGCTCCACGCGCTCCAGGAAAAAAGCGGCCTGATCGGCCCTGGCGGCGATTTCGCGCCCCAGGGGCAGCCGACGCCCATGCCGCAACCAACGCCAGCCAAGGAACCGACACCGTGA
- the mazG gene encoding nucleoside triphosphate pyrophosphohydrolase, with protein MSDQHQQAALAGASFARLVALAARLRAPDGCPWDRQQTVQSSTPYILEEAYEAVDALESGDRREAMGELGDLLFQVVFQSQLAAEAGDFDARAVIEAVEAKMIRRHPHVFGQERAADAEAVLRRWSEIKRDERGASQGLLDSVPKGSAALTRAQRLGQKAARVGFDWRGQADVLAKVAEEAAELTASADAAQREAEFGDLLFALAQWARHGKIDAEAALRRACERFQRRFELMEAAAAGRGVSLDRLDEAALDELWREAKAALAARQGVGGK; from the coding sequence GTGAGTGATCAACACCAGCAAGCGGCCCTGGCCGGCGCGTCCTTCGCCCGGCTGGTGGCCCTGGCCGCCCGGCTGCGCGCCCCCGACGGCTGCCCCTGGGATAGGCAGCAGACCGTGCAAAGCTCCACGCCCTATATCCTCGAAGAGGCCTACGAGGCCGTCGACGCCCTGGAAAGCGGCGACCGACGCGAGGCCATGGGCGAGTTGGGCGACCTGCTGTTCCAGGTGGTTTTTCAGTCTCAACTGGCCGCCGAGGCCGGTGATTTCGACGCACGGGCGGTGATCGAGGCCGTCGAGGCCAAGATGATCCGCCGTCACCCCCACGTCTTTGGCCAGGAGCGGGCCGCCGACGCCGAGGCGGTCCTGCGCCGTTGGTCGGAGATCAAGCGCGACGAGCGCGGCGCGAGCCAAGGCCTCCTGGACAGCGTGCCCAAAGGCTCGGCCGCCCTGACCAGGGCCCAACGCCTGGGCCAAAAGGCGGCGCGGGTGGGTTTCGACTGGCGGGGGCAGGCCGACGTGCTGGCCAAGGTGGCCGAGGAGGCCGCCGAACTGACCGCCTCCGCCGACGCCGCCCAGCGCGAGGCCGAGTTTGGCGATCTGCTCTTTGCCCTGGCCCAGTGGGCCCGGCACGGTAAGATCGACGCCGAGGCGGCCCTGCGCCGGGCCTGCGAGCGCTTTCAACGGCGCTTCGAACTGATGGAAGCAGCGGCCGCCGGCCGTGGCGTGAGCCTGGACCGGCTCGACGAAGCGGCTCTGGACGAACTCTGGCGCGAGGCCAAGGCGGCGCTGGCCGCCCGCCAGGGCGTCGGCGGCAAATGA
- a CDS encoding PhoH family protein, with amino-acid sequence MSELKLSFDDHEAAKVLLGSRDANLKLLAEAVGVAARSRGGVVTVDGEQAEVDLAGQVLGQLYELVRQGYPVFEMDIDFAVRILSADPKAKLKDIFLDQVYIAGKKRIITPKSLTQKAYLEAMRGHDIVFGVGPAGTGKTYLAMAMAVEYLNKGRVDRVVLCRPAVEAGEKLGFLPGDLAEKVNPYLRPLYDALHDMIDFDKAGRLMGKGVIEVAPLAFMRGRTLNASFVILDEAQNATSEQMKMFLTRLGFDSRAVITGDVTQVDLPTGTTSGLIEARRLLQGIDGIAFVDFRKRDVVRHRLVREIIRAYEQKTQTE; translated from the coding sequence ATGTCCGAACTGAAGCTGAGCTTTGACGATCACGAGGCGGCCAAGGTTCTTTTGGGCAGCCGAGACGCCAACCTGAAGCTCTTGGCCGAAGCGGTCGGCGTGGCCGCGCGCAGCCGCGGCGGCGTGGTCACCGTCGATGGCGAACAAGCCGAGGTCGACCTGGCCGGCCAGGTGCTGGGCCAGCTCTACGAGTTGGTGCGCCAGGGCTACCCCGTTTTTGAGATGGACATCGATTTCGCCGTGCGCATCCTTTCGGCCGACCCCAAGGCCAAGCTCAAGGATATTTTCCTCGATCAGGTCTATATAGCCGGCAAAAAGCGCATCATCACGCCCAAAAGCCTGACCCAAAAGGCCTATCTGGAGGCCATGCGCGGCCACGACATCGTCTTCGGCGTGGGCCCGGCCGGCACGGGCAAGACCTACCTGGCCATGGCCATGGCCGTGGAATATCTGAACAAAGGCCGCGTCGACCGGGTGGTGCTCTGCCGCCCGGCGGTGGAGGCTGGCGAAAAGCTTGGCTTTTTGCCCGGCGATCTGGCCGAGAAGGTCAATCCATATCTGCGCCCCCTTTACGACGCGCTGCATGATATGATTGACTTTGACAAGGCTGGCCGGCTCATGGGCAAGGGCGTCATCGAGGTCGCCCCGCTGGCCTTCATGCGCGGGCGCACGCTCAACGCCTCGTTTGTCATCCTCGACGAAGCGCAGAACGCCACCAGCGAACAGATGAAAATGTTCCTCACCCGCCTGGGCTTCGATTCGCGGGCGGTGATCACCGGAGACGTGACTCAGGTCGATCTGCCCACGGGCACGACATCGGGCCTGATCGAGGCGCGGCGCTTGTTACAAGGCATCGACGGCATCGCCTTCGTCGATTTCCGCAAGCGCGACGTGGTCCGCCACCGCTTGGTGCGCGAGATCATCCGGGCCTACGAGCAAAAAACCCAAACGGAGTGA
- the cimA gene encoding citramalate synthase — protein sequence MAGNPDKRVVEIYDTTLRDGTQAAGFVLSVDDKLKVAQRLDHLGVHYIEGGWPGSNPRDKQFFARAGELRLKTAKLVAFGSTHHANRRPENDQNLADLLGAGTDVVTMVGKTWDRHVTIQLGVPLERNLAMIADSVAYLSRHHIQVFFDAEHFFDGLKHNREYTLACLKAAAEGGAKCLVLCDTNGGSLPGQVAEATRLVRQTLPGLAVGVHTHNDAELAVANSLAAVEAGASQVQGTINGVGERCGNANLCSIVAALELKMGLRALPEGRLPLLTDTARFVLELANQQPRPFAPYVGRAAFGHKGGLHISAVEKDPALYEHVSPEAVGNDRRYLISDLAGKAAILRKARDMGLDLADNDPALGRMLEELKAQENKGYVYEAAEASFELLINRVLGREKTYFQLMDFRVHTHKEANNILGCKAPGPVSEATVMVLVDGRVRHTAAVGNGPVNALDRAMRKALLGFYPQLAEMQLVDYKVRVLSSADGTAARVRVLIESSDGRSRWGTVGVSFDVLEASWQALSESIQYKLQQDETS from the coding sequence ATGGCCGGCAACCCAGACAAACGGGTGGTGGAGATCTACGACACCACCCTGCGCGACGGCACCCAGGCGGCGGGATTCGTCCTGTCGGTGGACGACAAGCTCAAGGTGGCCCAGCGCCTGGATCACCTGGGCGTGCACTACATCGAGGGCGGTTGGCCCGGCAGCAACCCGCGCGACAAGCAGTTTTTCGCCCGCGCCGGCGAGCTGCGCCTGAAAACGGCCAAACTGGTGGCCTTCGGCTCGACCCACCACGCCAACCGGCGGCCCGAAAACGACCAGAATCTGGCCGATCTGCTCGGCGCGGGCACCGACGTGGTGACCATGGTCGGCAAGACCTGGGATCGCCACGTGACGATCCAACTGGGCGTGCCCCTGGAGCGCAACCTGGCCATGATCGCCGACTCGGTGGCCTATCTCAGCCGGCATCACATCCAGGTCTTTTTCGACGCCGAGCACTTTTTCGACGGCCTCAAGCACAACCGGGAATACACCCTGGCCTGCCTCAAGGCCGCCGCCGAGGGCGGGGCCAAGTGCCTGGTGCTCTGCGACACCAACGGCGGCTCGCTGCCCGGCCAGGTGGCCGAGGCCACGCGGCTGGTTCGCCAGACGCTGCCCGGCCTGGCCGTGGGCGTGCACACCCACAACGACGCCGAACTGGCCGTGGCCAACTCGCTGGCCGCCGTGGAGGCCGGAGCCAGCCAGGTGCAGGGCACCATCAACGGCGTGGGCGAGCGCTGCGGCAACGCCAATTTGTGCTCGATCGTCGCCGCCCTGGAGCTCAAGATGGGCCTGCGCGCCCTGCCCGAGGGCCGGCTGCCCCTGCTGACCGACACCGCCCGCTTCGTGCTGGAGCTGGCCAACCAGCAACCGCGGCCCTTCGCGCCCTACGTGGGCCGGGCCGCCTTTGGCCACAAGGGCGGGCTGCACATCAGCGCCGTCGAAAAAGACCCGGCCCTCTACGAGCATGTGTCGCCCGAGGCCGTGGGCAACGACCGCCGCTATCTGATCAGCGACCTGGCCGGCAAGGCCGCCATCCTGCGCAAGGCCCGCGACATGGGCCTGGACCTGGCCGACAACGACCCCGCCCTGGGCCGGATGCTCGAGGAGCTCAAGGCCCAGGAAAACAAGGGCTATGTCTACGAAGCCGCCGAGGCCAGCTTCGAGCTGCTGATCAACCGCGTCTTGGGCCGCGAAAAGACCTACTTCCAGTTGATGGACTTCCGCGTGCACACCCACAAGGAGGCCAACAACATCCTGGGCTGCAAGGCGCCGGGCCCGGTGTCCGAGGCGACGGTGATGGTTCTGGTCGACGGCCGGGTGCGCCACACCGCCGCGGTGGGCAACGGCCCGGTCAACGCCCTCGACCGGGCCATGCGCAAGGCCTTGCTGGGCTTTTACCCCCAGTTGGCCGAGATGCAGTTGGTCGACTACAAGGTGCGCGTCTTGTCCAGCGCCGACGGCACCGCCGCCCGGGTGCGCGTGCTGATCGAATCCAGCGACGGCCGATCGCGCTGGGGCACGGTGGGCGTGAGCTTCGACGTGCTGGAGGCCTCG
- the ybeY gene encoding rRNA maturation RNase YbeY codes for MALAEDAELSLLICDDVEIAQINGQYLDRRGPTNVLAFAMQEGDGAGVNPQILGDVVVSIDTAQREAAENGLDPDEHFVRLIIHGLLHLLGHDHLRDEEQARAMEELTEDLLEKSAAASERICHGPTVG; via the coding sequence TTGGCGTTGGCTGAGGACGCCGAGCTTTCGCTCCTGATCTGCGATGACGTCGAAATCGCCCAGATCAACGGCCAATATCTGGACCGACGCGGGCCGACCAACGTCCTGGCCTTCGCCATGCAAGAGGGCGACGGCGCCGGCGTAAACCCCCAGATTCTGGGCGACGTGGTCGTCAGCATCGACACCGCCCAGCGCGAGGCCGCCGAAAACGGGCTCGACCCCGATGAACATTTCGTGCGCCTGATCATCCACGGCCTGCTGCACCTGCTGGGCCACGACCACCTGCGCGACGAGGAGCAGGCCCGGGCCATGGAGGAGCTGACCGAAGACCTGCTGGAAAAAAGCGCCGCTGCCTCGGAAAGGATCTGCCATGGCCCGACTGTCGGTTAA
- the acpS gene encoding holo-ACP synthase, whose protein sequence is MIFGLGLDLARVARFERALARFGPRLGRRCFTAAEWEQAMARPKPAAALALRWAAKEAFVKAAGLGMGRLAFTEIEVAHAAGGRPLLRLHGAVAQWARDNGGLTAHLSLTDDGDYAAAVVVLEKP, encoded by the coding sequence ATGATCTTTGGCCTGGGCCTGGATCTGGCCCGCGTGGCGCGCTTCGAGCGGGCGCTGGCCCGCTTTGGCCCACGCCTGGGCCGGCGCTGTTTCACCGCCGCCGAGTGGGAGCAAGCCATGGCCCGGCCCAAGCCGGCCGCGGCCCTGGCCCTGCGCTGGGCGGCCAAGGAGGCCTTTGTCAAGGCCGCCGGCCTGGGCATGGGCCGGCTGGCCTTCACCGAAATAGAAGTGGCCCACGCCGCCGGCGGCCGGCCGCTGCTGCGCCTGCACGGCGCGGTGGCCCAATGGGCCCGCGACAACGGCGGCCTGACCGCCCACCTCAGCCTGACCGACGACGGCGATTACGCCGCGGCGGTGGTCGTATTGGAGAAACCATGA
- a CDS encoding HD family phosphohydrolase, which produces MALIKRAWELLCQLCRTRLRERLLPKLRGAFQGPGSLHLSAPTILSAMIFGALLVDLFTHAPWPIIVGAVVLSALVLRQLYLIWFQRLPVFGGEVSARQIIFLWCILLILAGLSRGYNLLALAMSVDHGGLALQAMGYAVPLAAGPLLVSLFMSAQAGMLTALGFGLLASLLWPGSMALFVYYLITGVVAAHYVRSGHTRMSLIGAAAWSALSGALALAAMALVQGWLFSAAFMAALAAALLGSLLAGILAAGMAPLAESAFGFISAPCLMELASLDHPLLQELMLQAPGTYHHSLVVGSLVEAAAKEIGANSLLAKVAALYHDLGKLRKCDYFVENQGVAPNRHEKLAPTMSALILISHVKEGVEAARRHRLGQPIIDIIGQHHGTRLIHYFYNKALECSRETGREEPNIESFRYPGPRPQTREAGLVMLADTVEAASRSLDNPTPARIQGLVQSQINKVFAEGQLDECELTLKDLHKIAKVFNKILNGIFHHRVEYPNTDNNGPKKQNDSCDRQSTKPGGDRPDDLGIADQTNLRRLGVG; this is translated from the coding sequence ATGGCCCTGATCAAACGGGCCTGGGAACTGCTGTGCCAGCTTTGCCGCACGCGGCTGCGCGAACGGCTCCTGCCCAAGTTGCGCGGGGCCTTCCAGGGCCCAGGCAGCCTGCACCTGAGCGCCCCCACCATTCTTTCGGCCATGATCTTCGGCGCGTTGCTGGTAGATCTTTTCACCCACGCCCCCTGGCCGATCATCGTGGGGGCGGTGGTTCTTTCGGCGCTGGTGCTCAGGCAGTTGTATCTGATCTGGTTCCAGCGCCTGCCTGTTTTCGGCGGCGAGGTCAGCGCCCGGCAGATCATCTTCCTGTGGTGCATCCTGCTAATTTTGGCCGGTCTTTCACGTGGTTACAACCTGCTGGCCCTGGCGATGAGCGTCGATCACGGCGGGTTGGCCCTCCAGGCCATGGGCTACGCCGTGCCGCTGGCCGCCGGGCCGCTGTTGGTCAGTTTGTTCATGAGCGCCCAGGCCGGCATGCTCACGGCCCTGGGTTTCGGCCTGCTGGCCAGCCTGCTGTGGCCGGGCTCCATGGCCCTTTTCGTCTACTATCTCATCACCGGCGTGGTGGCCGCCCACTACGTGCGCAGCGGCCACACCCGCATGTCGCTGATCGGCGCGGCGGCCTGGTCGGCCCTCAGCGGCGCGCTGGCCCTGGCGGCCATGGCCCTGGTTCAGGGCTGGCTGTTTAGCGCCGCCTTCATGGCCGCGCTGGCCGCGGCGCTTTTGGGCTCGCTGCTGGCGGGCATCCTGGCGGCGGGCATGGCCCCCCTGGCCGAGTCGGCCTTCGGCTTCATCAGCGCGCCCTGCCTGATGGAGCTGGCCAGCCTGGATCATCCCCTGCTCCAGGAACTGATGCTCCAGGCGCCGGGCACCTATCACCACAGCCTGGTGGTGGGCAGCCTGGTGGAGGCGGCGGCCAAGGAGATCGGGGCCAACTCGCTTTTGGCCAAGGTGGCCGCCCTTTATCACGACCTGGGCAAGCTGCGAAAATGCGATTATTTCGTGGAAAACCAGGGCGTCGCCCCCAACCGCCACGAAAAACTGGCCCCGACCATGAGCGCCCTGATCCTGATCAGTCACGTCAAGGAAGGCGTCGAGGCCGCCCGCCGCCACCGCCTGGGCCAGCCCATCATCGACATCATCGGCCAACACCACGGCACCCGCCTGATCCACTATTTCTACAACAAAGCCCTGGAGTGCAGCCGCGAAACCGGCCGTGAAGAGCCCAACATCGAGAGCTTCCGCTACCCCGGCCCGCGCCCCCAGACCCGCGAGGCCGGCTTGGTCATGCTGGCCGACACCGTCGAAGCCGCCAGCCGATCCCTGGACAACCCCACCCCGGCGCGCATCCAGGGCCTGGTCCAGAGCCAGATCAACAAGGTTTTCGCCGAAGGCCAACTGGACGAGTGCGAGCTGACCCTGAAGGATTTGCACAAAATCGCCAAGGTCTTCAACAAGATACTCAATGGCATCTTCCACCACCGCGTGGAGTACCCCAACACCGACAACAACGGCCCGAAAAAACAAAATGATAGTTGCGATAGACAATCGACAAAGCCGGGTGGCGATCGACCTGACGACCTTGGAATCGCGGATCAAACGAATCTGCGCCGCCTTGGCGTTGGCTGA
- a CDS encoding pyridoxine 5'-phosphate synthase, which produces MARLSVNVDHVATLRQARGIDEPDPVWAAVLAEKAGADGIIVHLREDRRHIQDRDLRVLRQVVKGALNMEMAATEEMIGIAAEVGPQICTLVPERRQELTTEGGLEVKGNLDYMRDVIAQLNQADIEVSLFIDPHPEQVKAAHMAGAQVVELHTGAYANAAGEAARLKLLSALEDAARLAARVGMRVAAGHGLNLRNVAPLLKIPEIVEYSIGHSIVARALFVGFESAVAEMLALVRQSAPPRQPESPARRL; this is translated from the coding sequence ATGGCCCGACTGTCGGTTAACGTCGATCACGTGGCCACCCTGCGCCAGGCCAGGGGCATCGACGAGCCCGACCCGGTCTGGGCCGCCGTGCTGGCCGAAAAGGCCGGGGCCGACGGCATCATCGTTCACCTGCGCGAGGATCGCCGCCATATCCAGGACCGCGACCTGCGCGTGCTGCGCCAGGTGGTCAAGGGCGCGCTGAACATGGAAATGGCCGCCACCGAGGAAATGATCGGCATCGCCGCCGAGGTGGGGCCCCAGATCTGCACGCTGGTGCCCGAACGCCGCCAGGAGCTGACCACCGAGGGCGGCCTGGAGGTCAAGGGCAATCTGGACTACATGCGCGACGTCATCGCCCAGCTCAACCAGGCCGACATCGAGGTCAGCCTGTTCATCGACCCCCACCCCGAGCAGGTCAAGGCCGCCCACATGGCCGGGGCCCAGGTCGTCGAACTGCACACCGGGGCCTATGCCAACGCCGCCGGCGAGGCCGCCCGCCTCAAGCTGCTCTCGGCCCTGGAAGACGCCGCCCGCCTGGCCGCGCGGGTGGGCATGCGCGTGGCCGCCGGTCACGGGCTTAATCTGCGCAACGTCGCGCCGCTGCTGAAAATTCCCGAGATCGTCGAGTACTCCATCGGGCATTCCATCGTGGCGCGGGCCCTGTTTGTCGGCTTCGAGAGCGCCGTTGCCGAGATGCTGGCCCTGGTGCGGCAAAGCGCCCCGCCCCGCCAGCCCGAGTCGCCGGCGCGCCGGCTCTAG
- the tsaE gene encoding tRNA (adenosine(37)-N6)-threonylcarbamoyltransferase complex ATPase subunit type 1 TsaE yields the protein MSGDVIELLLRGEEQTLRLGLALGRVLGPGAVVLLRGGLGAGKTTLARGLARGLGVGDDYNVVSPTFTLLNVYPGPTPFFHADLYRLDLGGALDLGLLEESAEGVLAVEWAEVMDGRWPETAVDVWLTGEAGHERQARISGPAAFLDGLRGLLNIQAD from the coding sequence ATGAGCGGCGACGTCATCGAATTGCTTTTGCGCGGCGAGGAGCAGACCCTCCGGCTGGGCCTGGCCTTGGGCCGCGTGTTGGGCCCGGGCGCGGTGGTGCTGCTGCGCGGCGGCCTGGGCGCGGGCAAGACAACCCTGGCCCGGGGCCTGGCCCGGGGCCTGGGCGTGGGCGACGACTACAACGTCGTCAGCCCCACCTTCACGTTGTTGAACGTCTATCCCGGCCCCACGCCGTTTTTTCACGCCGACCTCTATCGGCTCGACCTGGGCGGCGCCCTTGACCTGGGCCTGCTGGAGGAATCGGCCGAGGGCGTGCTGGCCGTGGAATGGGCCGAGGTCATGGACGGCCGCTGGCCGGAGACGGCGGTGGACGTCTGGCTGACGGGCGAGGCCGGCCATGAGCGTCAGGCGCGGATCAGCGGCCCGGCCGCGTTTTTGGACGGGTTGCGCGGGCTTTTGAACATTCAGGCGGATTGA
- a CDS encoding bifunctional ADP-dependent NAD(P)H-hydrate dehydratase/NAD(P)H-hydrate epimerase, whose protein sequence is MILVSAKQMRLADERTINEIGLPGIVLMENAARGAAKVIVEAVGEVEGLAVAAFCGRGNNGGDGLAVLRMLAQKGAVCTAFLLAKAEQLGPDAAINLRVAEACGVEVIELPDEDAFDLYAGEMAAYDIYVDAILGTGLSAPVEGLYLRAIEALNESDAPILAIDMPSGLSADTGRPLGQAVRADWTATFGAVKRGLLLDFENHAGELSLVDISIPPHVFDELDIDCLLLEPQTVAALLPPRDASAHKGDFGHLLVVGGAPGYSGAPCLAAMGGLRAGAGLVTVALPAGLNIVAETKLTACMSHPLPQTATGALDVAALEDARQLMASRQALALGPGLGRAAESAQLAIALMNVIEAPLVIDADALNALAESPEPPVWAAEQVVLCPHPGEAGRLLGCQTAEIQADRLDAARRIAAKYNAVCLLKGARSVIAAPDGLAWVNDTGSPLLASGGSGDVLTGLIGGLLAQGSSALEAALCGAFIHGLAAQLAAEEFGLRGLAAEELADYLPTAFATLEAGHDHDHHDED, encoded by the coding sequence ATGATTCTTGTTAGCGCCAAGCAGATGCGCCTGGCCGACGAGCGCACCATCAACGAGATCGGTCTGCCGGGCATAGTGCTGATGGAAAACGCCGCCCGGGGCGCGGCCAAGGTGATCGTCGAGGCGGTGGGCGAGGTGGAAGGCCTGGCCGTGGCGGCCTTTTGCGGCCGGGGCAACAACGGCGGCGACGGCCTGGCGGTGCTGCGCATGCTGGCCCAGAAGGGCGCGGTCTGCACGGCGTTTCTGCTGGCCAAGGCCGAGCAGCTTGGCCCCGACGCCGCCATCAACCTGCGCGTGGCCGAGGCCTGCGGCGTCGAGGTGATCGAGCTGCCCGACGAGGACGCCTTCGATCTCTACGCCGGCGAAATGGCCGCCTACGACATTTATGTCGACGCCATCTTGGGCACGGGCCTGAGCGCGCCGGTGGAAGGCCTTTATCTGCGGGCCATCGAGGCGCTAAACGAATCCGACGCGCCGATCCTGGCCATCGACATGCCCAGCGGGCTCTCGGCCGACACCGGCCGGCCCCTGGGCCAGGCCGTGCGCGCCGACTGGACGGCCACCTTCGGCGCGGTCAAGCGGGGGCTGCTGCTGGACTTTGAAAACCACGCCGGCGAACTGAGCCTGGTCGATATCTCCATCCCGCCCCACGTCTTTGACGAACTGGACATCGACTGCCTGCTGCTGGAGCCCCAGACCGTGGCCGCCCTGCTGCCGCCCCGCGACGCCAGCGCCCACAAGGGCGATTTCGGCCATCTGCTGGTGGTGGGCGGCGCGCCCGGCTACAGCGGCGCGCCGTGCCTGGCGGCCATGGGCGGGTTGCGGGCCGGGGCCGGCTTGGTCACCGTGGCCCTGCCGGCCGGGCTCAACATCGTGGCCGAAACCAAATTGACCGCCTGCATGAGCCATCCCCTGCCCCAGACCGCCACGGGCGCGCTGGACGTGGCGGCCCTGGAGGATGCGCGCCAGTTGATGGCCTCGCGCCAGGCCCTGGCCCTGGGGCCCGGCCTGGGCCGCGCCGCCGAGAGCGCCCAATTGGCCATCGCGCTGATGAACGTCATCGAAGCGCCGCTGGTCATCGACGCCGACGCCTTGAACGCCCTGGCCGAAAGCCCCGAACCGCCGGTCTGGGCCGCCGAGCAGGTGGTGCTCTGCCCCCATCCCGGCGAGGCCGGCCGCCTGCTGGGCTGCCAGACCGCCGAAATCCAGGCCGATCGCCTGGACGCGGCCCGGCGCATCGCCGCCAAATACAACGCCGTCTGCCTGCTCAAGGGCGCGCGCAGCGTCATCGCCGCGCCCGACGGCCTGGCCTGGGTCAACGACACCGGCTCGCCGCTGTTGGCCAGCGGCGGCAGCGGCGACGTGCTCACCGGCCTGATCGGCGGCCTTTTGGCCCAAGGGTCGAGCGCCCTGGAGGCGGCCTTGTGCGGGGCCTTTATTCACGGTCTGGCCGCCCAGTTGGCCGCCGAGGAATTCGGCCTGCGCGGCCTGGCCGCCGAGGAACTGGCCGATTATCTGCCGACGGCCTTCGCCACGCTGGAGGCCGGTCACGACCACGACCACCACGACGAGGACTAG
- a CDS encoding aspartate kinase encodes MAIIVQKFGGTSVGSIEKIKNVARKVKARADQGNKMVVVLSAMAGVTDKLIALAKEVSPEPDAREMDVLLATGEQQSVALFCIAARQMGLPAHSLLGFQAAILTDNVFGKARIKDVEAQRISEMLDQGQVVVVAGFQGLDWDSGDVTTLGRGGSDTTAVALAAAIKADVCEIFTDVDGVYTTDPNIVPQARKLAAISYDEMLEMASLGAKVLEIRSVAFAKQFGVKIHVRSTFTDQEGTMVVSEEQITEKLVVSGVAYNKNEARITIKGVVDQPGVASKVFTPIGAANIVVDVIIQNTSEDGKTDISFTVPKTDYDQAMRVVQATAKELGAKQVIGDPNVAKVSIIGTGMRNHAGVATKMFQVLAGEGINIETINTSEIKISCVIKEKYTELAVRALHEAFHLAGDAPKAEDLS; translated from the coding sequence ATGGCCATAATCGTGCAAAAATTCGGCGGCACGTCCGTCGGCAGCATCGAAAAGATCAAAAACGTCGCCCGCAAGGTCAAGGCGCGGGCCGATCAGGGCAACAAGATGGTGGTGGTGCTTTCGGCCATGGCCGGCGTCACCGACAAGCTCATCGCCCTGGCCAAGGAAGTCAGCCCCGAACCCGACGCCCGCGAAATGGACGTGCTGCTGGCCACTGGCGAGCAACAATCGGTGGCCCTGTTTTGCATCGCCGCCCGCCAGATGGGTCTGCCGGCCCACTCGCTTTTGGGCTTTCAGGCGGCCATCCTCACCGACAACGTCTTTGGCAAGGCCCGCATCAAGGACGTGGAGGCCCAGCGCATCTCGGAGATGCTCGACCAGGGCCAGGTGGTGGTGGTGGCTGGCTTCCAGGGCCTGGACTGGGATTCGGGCGACGTGACCACCTTGGGCCGTGGCGGCAGCGACACCACCGCGGTGGCCCTGGCCGCGGCCATCAAGGCCGATGTCTGCGAGATTTTCACCGACGTCGATGGCGTCTACACCACCGACCCCAACATCGTGCCCCAGGCGCGCAAGTTGGCGGCCATATCCTACGACGAGATGCTGGAAATGGCCTCGTTGGGCGCGAAGGTGCTGGAGATCCGCTCCGTGGCCTTCGCCAAGCAGTTCGGCGTGAAAATCCACGTGCGTTCAACCTTCACCGACCAGGAGGGCACCATGGTGGTTTCCGAAGAGCAAATCACCGAAAAACTCGTCGTCAGCGGCGTGGCCTACAACAAAAACGAGGCCCGCATCACCATCAAGGGCGTGGTCGACCAGCCCGGCGTGGCCAGCAAGGTCTTCACGCCCATCGGCGCGGCCAACATCGTCGTCGACGTGATTATCCAAAACACCAGCGAGGACGGCAAGACCGACATTTCCTTCACCGTGCCCAAGACCGACTACGACCAGGCCATGCGGGTCGTCCAGGCCACGGCCAAGGAGCTGGGGGCCAAGCAGGTCATCGGCGACCCCAACGTGGCCAAGGTTTCGATCATCGGCACCGGCATGCGCAACCACGCCGGCGTGGCCACCAAGATGTTCCAGGTGTTGGCCGGCGAGGGCATCAACATCGAGACCATCAACACCAGCGAGATCAAGATCTCCTGCGTCATCAAGGAGAAATACACCGAGCTGGCCGTGCGCGCCCTGCACGAGGCGTTCCACTTGGCCGGCGACGCGCCCAAAGCCGAAGATCTCTCGTAG